In Halopiger aswanensis, the DNA window GGTGGATTCGAGAACGCAGTCCGAACCGAACAGCGGTCTCACTCGGGAACCGTTCCGGCGAGAACGTAGTACTCGTGGCGGGGCTCCCGTCCCCACAGCACCGGATCCGACAGCGGCTCGTGCTCGAGATCCCGGTAGCCCGCCCGCTCGAGTTCCCCGCGGAGCTCGTCGACCGGCCGACCGTCGTACAGCGGCAGGTCCCCGTGGACGGCTTCGTACTCGTCCCACGGCTCGTCGTGGTCCCAGTACCCCTCGAGCAACGCGACGCGGCCGCCGGGCTCGAGGACGCGTCGCCACTCGGCCAGCGCCGCCTCGGGGTTCGGGAGCGTCCAGACGAGGTGGCGAGCCGTGACCAACTCGAACGCGTCGTCGGGCAGCGGGAGCGTCTCCGCGTCCCCGCGGCAGAACGCGATCGAGCGGTCGGCCGCGCTGGCTTTCGCCCGGGCGCGCTCGAGCATTTCGGGGGCGAAGTCGACGCCCGTGACGTCGTGGCCCAGTTCCGAAAGCAGCAGCGAGATGACGCCGGTGCCACAGCCGACGTCGAGGACGCGGGCGCGACGGTCCCGCGGGTCGCCAGCGGCGTCACTGCCGGCGCCGGTCCACTCCCGGAGCACCGACAGCCACCGTTCGCGCTGCTCGGCGTCGTGGATGCCGTGGTGGCTCGCGTCGTCGAACGTCGCCGCGCGCCCGTTCCAGTGGCGTCGAACGAGGTCCTTCACGTCGGTGTCGCTGCTCCCGCCGCGGTCGTCGGTTCGATTCGAATTCGTCACGCGTTGGCCTCCTGTTGGTCCGAGTCGCCCGAGCGGCCCGTCCCGGCTCGAGCGCCGGTCTCGGTCCCGACATCGCGTGCGGCTGCCATCCGACATCGCGTGCGGCTGCCATTACTGTACCGCCCCCGCAGACGCGGCGTCCGCGGCGCGGGCGTTCATCCCGCCCGAGGTCTCGTACCAGTAGTACCAGCCGAGCCCGATCGCCGCTGCGATGTTCGACAGGGTAACGGCCCAGAAGACGCCCGTCACGTCCGTTCCGAGGACGAGTGCGGCCGCAGCGGCGATCGGCAGTCGGACGAGCCAGTACTGCACCAGCGTCGCGACGAGGCTGGTTCGCGTCCGGCGAGCCCCGTTGAAACCGGCCTGCAGCAGGTAGGTCGCGCCGATCGCCCAGTAACCGTACGCGAGAATCTGCAGGTACTCGGTGGCAACCGCGAGTTCGGCGGCGGTCGCGTCGGGGACGAAAAGCACCGCGAGCGGTTCGGGAACCAGCCACTGGAGCGCGCCGACGAGACAGAGCCCGCCGCTCGCGATGGCGACCCCGATCCAGGTCGTCCGGCGCGCCCGCTCGGGCAACGCCGCGCCGAGGCTCTGGCCGATCATGCTCTGTGCGGCCTGCTGGAGCCCCATCGCCGGCACGAAGGCGATGGTCGAGACGCGCGCGCCGATCGTAAACGCGGCCAGTCCCACGGCGTCGCCGACGAGCACGACGAGCCAGATCATCCCGACGCGCGCGGACTGACTCGAGACGTGTTGCCCGCCGTTCGGCCAGCCGATGTCGATAATCTCCCGCCAGTCGGCGCCCTCGAGCGTCCGGGCGTCCCGCGAGAGAACGAACTCGCCGCGACCGCGAAGCGCCATCGCGAGCCCGACGACGAGTCCGCAGCCGTAGCCGATCCCCGTCGCCGCCGCGGCGCCGGCGACGCCGAGCTCGGGGGCGAGCCACCAACCGAATATCAGGAACGGGTCGACGACGACGTTGACCGCGACGGCGACGGCGTTGATGTACAGCGCCGCACGCGTATCGCCCCAGCCGATAAAGCCCGCCTCGAGGGCCTCGCTCGCGGCGGCGACGGCGAAGACGAGCCCGTAGACCGCGAGGTAGGCGGCGGCGTACTCGGTGACGACCGCGCCCGCGCCGAAGAGCGCGACGACGTCGCGCGCGACGGCCCACGTCGCGAGGCCGGTCCCTGCGCCGACGACGAGACCGAGGACGGTACCGTTGAACGCGGCCCGGCGCCCGGCAGCGAGTTCGTCGGCGCCTACGCGCTGGGAGACCAGCACCTGCGTCCCGACGCCGACGCCGATCGCGACGGCCGCGAGCAGGCCGGTCAGCGGAAAGTTGATTCCGACCGCGGCGACCGCCTCGAGGCTGTGGCGCCCGAGCCAGAGCGTATCGATCACCTGCTGGAGCACCTGCACGAGATTCTGGACGAGAAGCGGCAGCGCTAACAGCGCGAGCGTCCGCGGAATCGGCCCGTTCGTGATCTCATCGCGCTCGAGCGCCAACATCTACCCCCATTGGTGATTAGTAATAAAAATAAATGTTTTCCCCAACTCAATCCTCGCCGGGAGGGGTGGTCCACCAGAATGACTTTTCCCTCCCGGCGCCGTCCCTGTACGCATGAGCAGCGCTCGAAAGCCCGACTGGTTGAAGATGCGGCCGCCGTCGGGCCGGGAGTTTACCGACATCCGGGAGACGCTGCGCGACCGAAACCTCCACACCGTCTGCGAGGAGGCGAACTGTCCCAACCTCGGCGAGTGCTGGTCGGGCGGTGCAGGAACGGGCGACGGCGAGGGCGGCACCGCGACGTTCATGCTGATGGGCGATCGCTGCTCTCGAGCCTGCAACTTCTGCGACGTCGAGACCGGCGGGATGGAGCCGCTCGATCCCGACGAACCCGAAAACGTCGCCGAGGCGGTCGCCGAAATCGGACTGGATTACGTCGTGCTCACCTCCGTCGACCGGGACGACCTGCCGGATCAGGGCGCGGGCCACTTCGCCGAGACGATCCGCGAGATCAAGGCCCGCCATCCCGGCATCCTCGTCGAAGTCCTCATCCCCGACTTTCAGGGCGAACAGCGGCTCGTCCGAAAGATCATCGACGCCGAGCCGGACGTCATCGCGCACAACGTCGAGACCGTCGAGCGCCTGCAGTACCCCGTTCGCGATCGCCGGGCCGGCTACGAACAGTCGCTGTCGGTGCTCGAGCAAGTCGATCGCGAATCCGACATCTACACGAAGACGTCGATCATGCTCGGCCACGGCGAGTACGACCACGAGGTCTACCGGACGCTCGCGGACTGCCGGGAACGGGGCGTCGATATCGTCACGCTCGGGCAGTACCTCCGGCCCTCGCGGAACCACCTCGAGGTGAAACGCTACGACCATCCGGACAAGTACGAGACCTGGCGCCGCGTCGCCGAGGAGGAACTGGGCTTCCTCTACTGTGCCAGCGGCCCGATGGTCCGCTCGTCCTACAAGGCAGGTGAGCTATTCGTCGACGCCGTTCTCCGCGAGGGCAAGAGCGTCGAAGACGCTCGCGAAGCAGCGCGACCGACGCAGGACTGAACGGTCTCACCGCTCGGTCGCCGCTTGAACGGCTGATTCGAACTCGGCGGGAACGGCGATTCGGTCGTCGTCCGTGTCGATCGTCATCGTCTGCGGGTCGATCGGGTACGTCTTCGAGACGAACGGCGGGACGAAACTGAGCCCCGGCTCGAGGACGGCTTCCATCTCGCCGAACACGAGGAGCGCTTTCAGTTCGCCTTCCTCGACCGTTTGCAGGCCGTCGTACACCGCTCCCGCGATCGTCAGAAGGAGCACACCGCTGATGGCGAGTATCGCTACCATGTTTTCCGCATGAAACAATCGGATTATAAACGTACTGGCGGCCTTCGCACTGACTCTCGCAGTGACGAGTACGACACAGCCGATAGCGACGTCGCGATCGGTGCCCGGACGAGAGTGTTGGTTTTTGACCATTGACGGGCGGATGTTGACGAATATGCTCGGTATGCGACGACGGACTGGCAAGAATCTCACCGAAAGTAAGCTATTTTGGGAAACTCCTTTATCCCGAGCGATAGTTCGTTACGGTATGCACAGGTGGGTTCACCCGTGAGTACGATCCAACGCGACGCCCGCGATCGAGTACAGGTACTCGACGAGGACGGGCGGGTCCGCGAGGGTGCTGAAGTCCCCGAGCTCGCCGACGACGAACTCCTCGAGATGTACGAGCAGATGCGGCTGGCTCGTCACTTCGACGAGCGGGCGGTGAGCCTGCAGCGACAGGGACGGATGGGCACCTATCCTCCGCTGTCGGGACAGGAAGCCGCACAGGTTGGCAGCGCCCACGCCTTAGACGAGGACGACTGGGTCTTCCCCAGCTACCGGGAGCACGCCGTCGGCCTCGTTCGGGGCCTCTCGCTCGAGCGGACCCTCCTCTACTGGATGGGCCACGAGCAGGGCAACTACGTTCCGGAGGACGTCAACATGTTCTCGGTCGCCGTGCCGATCGCGACCCAGATTCCTCACGCGACCGGCGCCGCGTGGGCCTCGAAGCTCAAGGACGAGGAGAAGACGTTCATCTGTTACTTCGGCGACGGCGCGACCTCCGAGGGCGACTT includes these proteins:
- a CDS encoding class I SAM-dependent methyltransferase gives rise to the protein MTNSNRTDDRGGSSDTDVKDLVRRHWNGRAATFDDASHHGIHDAEQRERWLSVLREWTGAGSDAAGDPRDRRARVLDVGCGTGVISLLLSELGHDVTGVDFAPEMLERARAKASAADRSIAFCRGDAETLPLPDDAFELVTARHLVWTLPNPEAALAEWRRVLEPGGRVALLEGYWDHDEPWDEYEAVHGDLPLYDGRPVDELRGELERAGYRDLEHEPLSDPVLWGREPRHEYYVLAGTVPE
- a CDS encoding MATE family efflux transporter; its protein translation is MLALERDEITNGPIPRTLALLALPLLVQNLVQVLQQVIDTLWLGRHSLEAVAAVGINFPLTGLLAAVAIGVGVGTQVLVSQRVGADELAAGRRAAFNGTVLGLVVGAGTGLATWAVARDVVALFGAGAVVTEYAAAYLAVYGLVFAVAAASEALEAGFIGWGDTRAALYINAVAVAVNVVVDPFLIFGWWLAPELGVAGAAAATGIGYGCGLVVGLAMALRGRGEFVLSRDARTLEGADWREIIDIGWPNGGQHVSSQSARVGMIWLVVLVGDAVGLAAFTIGARVSTIAFVPAMGLQQAAQSMIGQSLGAALPERARRTTWIGVAIASGGLCLVGALQWLVPEPLAVLFVPDATAAELAVATEYLQILAYGYWAIGATYLLQAGFNGARRTRTSLVATLVQYWLVRLPIAAAAALVLGTDVTGVFWAVTLSNIAAAIGLGWYYWYETSGGMNARAADAASAGAVQ
- the lipA gene encoding lipoyl synthase, producing MSSARKPDWLKMRPPSGREFTDIRETLRDRNLHTVCEEANCPNLGECWSGGAGTGDGEGGTATFMLMGDRCSRACNFCDVETGGMEPLDPDEPENVAEAVAEIGLDYVVLTSVDRDDLPDQGAGHFAETIREIKARHPGILVEVLIPDFQGEQRLVRKIIDAEPDVIAHNVETVERLQYPVRDRRAGYEQSLSVLEQVDRESDIYTKTSIMLGHGEYDHEVYRTLADCRERGVDIVTLGQYLRPSRNHLEVKRYDHPDKYETWRRVAEEELGFLYCASGPMVRSSYKAGELFVDAVLREGKSVEDAREAARPTQD
- a CDS encoding SPFH domain-containing protein, which translates into the protein MVAILAISGVLLLTIAGAVYDGLQTVEEGELKALLVFGEMEAVLEPGLSFVPPFVSKTYPIDPQTMTIDTDDDRIAVPAEFESAVQAATER